CCGTGGAAGCGAGCGACCACCTCACCGCCATCGCCTCCGACGGTGCTGCCCTCGCCGACACGGCGGCATCGGAGTTGGAACATCCAGTGCCCTCGTGCCCGGGTTGGGACATGGGCAAGCTCGCACTGCACGTCGGCCTGGTGCACATGTGGGCAGGCGAGAGCATCCGCCGGCGAGCACCCGAGGGAGTGGACCGCGCCACGCTCCCGCGGGCACCGGACGGACCAGGACGCATCCCGTGGCTGCGAGACTCGACCGCGTGCCTCGTCGACGCGCTCGAGGCCGCCGACGACGACGATCCAGCGGGGAACTGGCGGGGGGGACCAGCCAACGCGGCCTTCTGGAGACGACGGATGGCACACGAGACGGCGGTGCACCGCTGGGACGCCCAGGCGGCGCTGGCTCGGCCGGAGCCGATCAACGCCCAACTGGCGGCGGATGGCATCGCCGAGGTGGTCGAGGTCCTCCTCCCCCTCTTGATCCACCAGCCCGCGAACGCCTCGGCCATCGGCACCCTCCACCTTCACTGCACCGACACCACTGGAGAGTGGTTGCTGTCCGTGGAGAACGGACGACTCGCCGTGTCTACCGGTCACGCCAAGGCCGACGCCGCGCTCCGCGGCGGTGCCTCCGAGCTCTTCCTGACCTGCTGGGGACGGCGATCCGGAGCGGCCCCAGAGGTCCTCGGCGACCAGGCCGTGGCCGACCGGTGGCTGGCGACAATGGGCTGGTGAGGGGTCCTGAGGGGGCGGTCGGGACGACGCCGTGAGCGACGGCTGGGACCCCGACCAGTACGCGAGGTTCAGGGACGAGCGGGCGGCGCCCTTCTTCGACCTGCTCGCCCTGGTCCGCCCGGTGCCGGACGGGTCGGTGGCCGACCTCGGATGCGGCACCGGGGAGCTCACCGTCACAGCGCACGAGCGTCTCGGTGCCCGCCGAACTCTCGGGGTCGACTCTTCGCGGGCGATGCTGGCCAGGGCCACGGAGCTCGGCGCTGCGGGCGTCGCTTTTGCCGAAGGCGACATCGCCGACTTCGCCAGCGCCGAGCGGCTCGACGTGGTGATCTCCAACGCCGCGCTGCATTGGGTCGCCGACCATCCGGCCGTGCTGGCCCGGTGGACGGCGGCGCTCGGAGAGGCGGGTCAGCTGGCGGTCCAGGTCCCGGCCAATGCCGATCATCCTGCCCACGTTCTGGCGACCGAGCTCGCCGAGGAGGAGCCCTTTCGTTCCGCCCTCGGCGGCGCCCCGCCCCCTGACCCGGTGCGACGGGTGCTCAAGCCCGAGGACTACGCGTCGATCCTGGACGAGCTGGGCTTCGCCCAGCAGCACGTGCGCCTCCAGGTCTACGGCCATCGGCTCGCCTCGACAGCGGAGGTGGTTGAGTGGGTGAGGGGGACGAGCCTGACCCGGTACTCCTCACGTCTTCCCGACGAGCTGTTCGGCGAGTACCTCGACCGGTACCGCAGCCGACTCGTCGAGACTCTCGGGACGCACGAGCCCTACTTCTATCCGTTCAAGCGCATCCTCTTCTGGGGCGCGAGATAGCGGCGCGGGTGACGATGGGATGCTGTGCGATGCTGGGACAGCCGCCGAGCAGACAGCGGGGGGTGCCGGACGGACCTCGACCGAAAGGAGCGGGTGTGACCGTCGTCGACGAGGTGACCGACCTCCTCCAGCATCTGATCCGCAACGCCTGCGTGAACGATGGGACCCCCGAGTCCGGCCATGAGGTGAGGAGCTCCGACCTCCTGTCGTCGTACCTCGAGGGGTCAGGGCTGGATCTCGAGCGTTACGAGGCGCTGCCAGGTCGCGGCAACCTCGTGGCTCGCATCGAGGGCAGCGATCCGACGGCCCCCTCGTTGCTGCTCATGGGCCACACCGACGTGGTTCCGGTCACCGCGGCGCGATGGCGGCGGGATCCGTTCGGCGGCGAGCTCGTCGACGGCGAGGTCTGGGGGCGGGGCGCAATCGACATGCTGAACGAGACCTCCGCCATGGCCGTGGCGTTCAAGGCCCTCGCCGCCG
The sequence above is a segment of the Acidimicrobiales bacterium genome. Coding sequences within it:
- a CDS encoding methyltransferase domain-containing protein translates to MSDGWDPDQYARFRDERAAPFFDLLALVRPVPDGSVADLGCGTGELTVTAHERLGARRTLGVDSSRAMLARATELGAAGVAFAEGDIADFASAERLDVVISNAALHWVADHPAVLARWTAALGEAGQLAVQVPANADHPAHVLATELAEEEPFRSALGGAPPPDPVRRVLKPEDYASILDELGFAQQHVRLQVYGHRLASTAEVVEWVRGTSLTRYSSRLPDELFGEYLDRYRSRLVETLGTHEPYFYPFKRILFWGAR
- a CDS encoding maleylpyruvate isomerase family mycothiol-dependent enzyme, translating into MEASDHLTAIASDGAALADTAASELEHPVPSCPGWDMGKLALHVGLVHMWAGESIRRRAPEGVDRATLPRAPDGPGRIPWLRDSTACLVDALEAADDDDPAGNWRGGPANAAFWRRRMAHETAVHRWDAQAALARPEPINAQLAADGIAEVVEVLLPLLIHQPANASAIGTLHLHCTDTTGEWLLSVENGRLAVSTGHAKADAALRGGASELFLTCWGRRSGAAPEVLGDQAVADRWLATMGW